The following coding sequences are from one Streptomyces sp. V3I7 window:
- a CDS encoding response regulator transcription factor, translating to MLLAEDDRAIRHALERALTLEGYAVTAVADGVEALAQAHRTPPDVLVLDVMMPGIDGLQVCRVLRAEGDRTPILMLTALVETADRIAGLDAGADDYVLKPFDVEEVFARLRALLRRTTPVTPETAAVELPAPRTPQVTDRQVLHAAGLRMDIRARRAWRGVRELELTRTEFELLELLVRNAGTVLDHSTIYDRIWGYDFGPGSKNLAVYVGYLRRKLDEQGAPQLIHTVRGVGYVLRED from the coding sequence GTGCTGCTCGCCGAAGACGACCGTGCCATCCGCCATGCCCTGGAGCGGGCCCTGACCCTGGAGGGGTACGCGGTGACGGCGGTCGCGGACGGGGTGGAGGCGCTGGCGCAGGCCCACCGCACCCCGCCGGACGTGCTCGTCCTGGATGTGATGATGCCGGGGATCGACGGGCTCCAGGTGTGCCGGGTGCTGCGCGCCGAGGGGGATCGCACGCCGATCCTGATGCTCACCGCGCTGGTGGAGACCGCCGACCGGATCGCCGGTCTGGACGCGGGGGCCGACGACTACGTGCTGAAGCCCTTCGACGTGGAGGAGGTCTTCGCCCGGCTCCGCGCGCTGCTGCGCCGGACCACCCCGGTGACTCCCGAGACCGCCGCCGTCGAGCTGCCGGCGCCGCGGACCCCGCAGGTCACCGACCGGCAGGTGCTGCACGCCGCCGGGCTGCGGATGGACATACGGGCGCGCCGGGCCTGGCGCGGGGTGCGCGAGCTGGAGCTGACCCGGACCGAGTTCGAGCTGCTGGAGCTGCTGGTCCGCAACGCCGGGACCGTGCTCGACCACTCCACCATCTACGACCGGATCTGGGGCTACGACTTCGGTCCTGGCTCCAAGAACCTCGCCGTCTACGTCGGCTATCTGCGCCGCAAGCTGGACGAGCAGGGGGCGCCGCAGCTGATCCACACCGTGCGGGGTGTGGGTTACGTGCTGCGGGAGGACTGA
- a CDS encoding HAMP domain-containing sensor histidine kinase — translation MGRLGRLSAGRRAGLVSLRTTFAVSFAAVAAAVTILVGILSYGSAARLVRVDQQSVFTQVVQDVRDEVRQHRMVPDDFSSSRPGHDVVRPSRTDVQVLGAQGEIVDHGSPALPVTGRDRAVASAARAGTTVQYKDVRVGEDLFRIATVALGDGRGAVQVAQEFSDTEDLLRVLQRRTVALMAAVVVASGLFGWWLARRITRRLVVLTSTAEDVARTGRLGTEVPVAGLDEVGRLGRAFDRMLGRLAQSEEDQRRLVQDAGHELRTPLTSLRTNISLLRRMDELPPATRDELVADLTQEARELTDLVNELVDLAAGQSASEPPQAVDLAEIAEDVVGLARRRTGREIVLRVSGDTTTDGRPGLLQRAISNLVENAAKFDREGAAPIEVEVSGPVPPAGPGTVRVEVRDRGPGIADGDLIRIFDRFYRAADARSRPGSGLGLSIVREVAMAHGGAPFALRREGGGSAIGFTVGGVI, via the coding sequence GTGGGCCGCCTCGGGCGGCTGTCGGCCGGGCGCCGTGCGGGGCTCGTGTCGCTGCGCACCACCTTCGCGGTCTCCTTCGCGGCGGTCGCCGCCGCGGTGACGATCCTGGTCGGCATCCTGTCGTACGGCTCGGCCGCCCGGCTGGTCCGGGTCGATCAGCAGTCGGTGTTCACGCAGGTCGTGCAGGACGTACGGGACGAGGTGCGGCAGCACCGGATGGTGCCGGACGACTTCTCCTCCTCGCGGCCGGGGCACGACGTGGTGCGGCCCAGCCGGACGGACGTACAGGTGCTCGGCGCGCAGGGCGAGATCGTGGACCACGGCAGTCCCGCGCTGCCCGTCACCGGCCGGGACCGGGCTGTGGCGTCGGCCGCGCGGGCCGGGACGACGGTCCAGTACAAGGACGTACGGGTCGGTGAGGACCTGTTCCGCATCGCGACCGTCGCGCTCGGCGACGGGCGGGGTGCGGTGCAGGTGGCGCAGGAGTTCAGTGACACCGAGGACCTGCTGCGGGTGCTCCAGCGGCGGACGGTGGCGCTGATGGCGGCGGTCGTGGTCGCCTCCGGGCTGTTCGGCTGGTGGCTGGCCCGGCGCATCACGCGGCGGCTGGTGGTGCTGACCTCGACCGCGGAGGACGTCGCGCGCACCGGGCGGCTGGGCACCGAGGTGCCGGTGGCGGGACTGGACGAGGTGGGGCGCCTGGGCCGTGCCTTCGACCGGATGCTGGGCCGTCTCGCGCAGTCGGAGGAGGACCAGCGCCGTCTGGTGCAGGACGCGGGGCACGAGCTGCGGACGCCGCTGACCTCGCTGCGTACGAACATCTCGCTGCTGCGCCGGATGGACGAGCTGCCGCCCGCGACCCGCGACGAGCTGGTCGCCGATCTGACCCAGGAGGCGCGGGAGCTGACCGACCTGGTCAACGAACTGGTGGACCTGGCCGCCGGGCAGTCGGCGAGCGAGCCGCCGCAGGCGGTGGACCTCGCCGAGATCGCCGAGGACGTGGTGGGGCTCGCGCGGCGGCGCACCGGGCGGGAGATCGTGTTGCGGGTGAGCGGCGACACGACGACGGACGGCCGGCCGGGGCTGCTCCAGCGCGCGATCTCCAACCTGGTGGAGAACGCGGCGAAGTTCGACCGGGAGGGCGCGGCCCCCATCGAGGTCGAGGTGAGCGGTCCGGTGCCGCCCGCCGGGCCCGGCACGGTGCGGGTGGAGGTCCGGGACCGGGGCCCGGGTATCGCGGACGGCGATCTGATCCGTATCTTCGACCGCTTCTACCGCGCGGCCGACGCCCGCTCCCGGCCGGGTTCGGGCCTCGGGCTGTCCATCGTGCGGGAGGTGGCGATGGCGCACGGCGGGGCGCCGTTCGCGCTGCGGCGGGAGGGCGGCGGGTCGGCGATCGGCTTCACGGTGGGCGGGGTGATCTAG
- a CDS encoding HEXXH motif domain-containing protein, producing MRSGTAAQVTARPLDVHRISRDSLRAIAAGHADDADLSLLRSVQRSQLLLILRALRDQAEDAARRVRHRGAVPSVGGAWQLLCKAELHAPEAVEAVLGDPTVMAWALRLLRRLGGTPSDSGDSAAPLWADIGQFHAVAAAAALRAGVPAVLRVPAHRGTVWLPGTGVAGPVARRRWSEAQVHVEADGALVHGELTRVRLTAPLSEPAPGWRPLRALDLPTRRAAGGGPWLDTVTPYRDFTRSPKAPGRTGERRLRLWEDRLAGAYALLDTESPADAAAVAALVRTFVPRTFRTTRGGQVASASSLDAFGAVTLSLPYDDVQTAAVLVHEMRHQQLNALLSLVPLVGTEESEESEEPGESGQPGGERLHYAPWRSDPRPVHGLLHGVFAFAGVAQFWRRHRRHVAGTEADRAAFEFAVLREQVREAVTALAGDDALTEAGRLFAGELAALVRDWRGDPVLGVPGALARHYCAHRRALWRARHLEFAESAAMRLAAAWRAGDPPPEPGPVSVRPRLELTRLDTFGPLIRHRLTAPERFARRRRQAERDGSAGRRAEYAAAAGDAGQAAAAYAEWAAADPLDAEPWIGAVLAVPEQDREPAAVLLLERPELVAAVRRQVATDGGGHPDPLRLAAWLGGL from the coding sequence ATGCGGTCAGGGACAGCGGCGCAGGTGACGGCCCGGCCGCTGGACGTCCACAGGATCTCCCGGGATTCCCTCAGGGCCATCGCGGCCGGCCATGCCGACGACGCGGATCTGTCGCTGCTGCGTTCCGTGCAGCGCAGTCAACTGCTGCTGATCCTGCGGGCGTTGCGGGACCAGGCCGAGGACGCGGCGCGCCGCGTCCGGCATCGCGGGGCGGTGCCGTCGGTCGGGGGCGCGTGGCAGCTGCTGTGCAAGGCGGAGCTGCACGCCCCCGAGGCCGTCGAGGCCGTGCTCGGCGACCCCACGGTCATGGCGTGGGCGCTGCGGCTGCTCAGACGGCTCGGCGGCACTCCCTCCGATTCCGGCGACTCCGCCGCCCCGCTGTGGGCCGACATCGGCCAGTTCCACGCGGTGGCCGCGGCGGCCGCCCTGCGCGCCGGGGTGCCCGCCGTGCTGCGGGTCCCGGCCCACCGCGGCACGGTCTGGCTGCCGGGCACCGGGGTGGCCGGACCCGTGGCCCGGCGCCGCTGGAGCGAGGCGCAGGTGCACGTGGAGGCGGACGGCGCTCTCGTACACGGGGAACTGACGCGGGTACGACTGACCGCTCCCCTTTCCGAGCCCGCCCCCGGCTGGCGGCCCCTGCGCGCCCTGGACCTGCCCACGCGGCGGGCGGCGGGGGGCGGCCCCTGGCTGGACACGGTGACCCCCTACCGCGACTTCACCCGCAGCCCCAAGGCGCCTGGGCGTACCGGCGAGCGGCGATTACGGCTGTGGGAGGACCGGCTCGCGGGCGCCTACGCCCTGCTCGACACGGAGTCCCCGGCCGACGCCGCGGCGGTGGCGGCGCTGGTGCGCACGTTCGTCCCGCGGACCTTCCGCACCACCCGCGGTGGCCAGGTCGCCAGCGCCTCCTCGCTGGACGCCTTCGGCGCGGTCACGCTCTCCCTGCCCTACGACGACGTCCAGACGGCCGCCGTCCTCGTCCACGAGATGCGCCACCAGCAGCTGAACGCACTGCTGAGCCTGGTGCCGCTGGTGGGCACCGAGGAGTCCGAGGAGTCCGAGGAGCCCGGGGAGTCCGGGCAGCCGGGCGGGGAGCGGCTGCACTACGCGCCGTGGCGCAGTGACCCCCGGCCCGTCCACGGTCTGCTGCACGGTGTGTTCGCGTTCGCCGGGGTCGCCCAGTTCTGGCGCCGGCACCGCCGCCATGTCGCGGGCACGGAGGCGGACCGGGCGGCCTTCGAGTTCGCGGTCCTCAGGGAGCAGGTGCGGGAAGCGGTCACGGCGCTGGCGGGCGACGACGCCCTCACCGAGGCGGGCCGGCTGTTCGCCGGCGAACTGGCGGCGCTCGTACGGGACTGGCGCGGCGACCCGGTGCTGGGGGTGCCCGGCGCGCTGGCCCGGCACTACTGCGCGCACCGGCGCGCGCTCTGGCGGGCGCGGCACCTGGAGTTCGCGGAGTCCGCGGCCATGCGGCTGGCCGCCGCGTGGCGGGCGGGGGATCCGCCCCCCGAGCCCGGCCCGGTGTCGGTGCGCCCGCGCCTGGAGCTGACCCGCCTCGACACGTTCGGGCCGCTGATCCGCCACCGTCTGACCGCACCGGAGCGGTTCGCCCGGCGCCGCCGGCAGGCGGAGCGGGACGGGAGTGCGGGCCGCCGGGCCGAGTACGCCGCGGCGGCGGGCGACGCCGGACAGGCCGCGGCCGCCTACGCCGAGTGGGCGGCGGCAGACCCGCTGGACGCGGAACCCTGGATCGGCGCCGTACTGGCCGTACCCGAGCAGGACCGCGAACCGGCGGCGGTCCTGCTCCTGGAGCGCCCCGAACTGGTCGCGGCCGTCCGCCGCCAGGTCGCCACCGACGGCGGAGGCCACCCGGACCCCCTGCGGCTGGCCGCCTGGCTCGGGGGTCTCTAG
- the fxsT gene encoding FxSxx-COOH system tetratricopeptide repeat protein — MTAPRPEPPPWPARTEAEPAAPPEQDLPAWTDLADALYLAACQDAAVPLFDGPGREARERSERARREARAAETETPAPQRERRGGTVGGTEEEETASSAPVPRPLRPRLGLRPGSGAPEETGWPESPMLADSLALGRSLRPLRLSRSSPHELELDEEATAERAAVEGVWTPVCRSVPERRLDLLLLVDDSPSMALWWRTARQLGEVMEQTAAFRTVRLVRWDLDGGSPSGLPAGALQQGDRQLLLAVTDGGHGAWRTGRAASILHRLGRFSPVAVLSLLPQHLWDLTLPTVARTLLRSPAPAAPNRSYDADWKHLHTDPLGPQPPPVTAEPRSAIPVPVVELRPKSLGRWARLVAAAGGSEWHGMAALLTGAVGDLRAAAVGPVPRALSDIVDDPQAEEAAEPSGVRRAKRAAAMVRRFRATASPAAFTLAQRLAAAPLNLPVMRLLQQALPGTQFWNLAEIVLLGLVHRVGETADAEDAHQVSFDFEEGVREELLALGSRADTLRALKQIEQHLGPGLEALWGAAGNGLVAPEGQHPDPPLTDQTRPFVAHLYTALCAVSGPYLARANHLGRLLQLGARPPRRATAASTTTSGHKRPSGYLSLEKWSKLNIPPHGALDYGGLRTSRGPDAANTAHPAGTSAPPAPSPTPAAAPSAPSPAPALPRQGGIPVSAGLPVVPGTRSPHDPPRIWGNVPQRNRNFTGREVLLERLQERLRSGVTAVLPEALHGMGGVGKSQIAIEYVYRHSRDFRLIWWIPAEQENQIVQSLIELGDRMGLQVGSEMSAVPAVLDALRRGEPYSDWLLVFDNAENPKEARKYFPSDGPGRIVVTSRNFQWSTDASSLEVDVFAREESVALLRRRSPQLPDDAVDHLAAALGDLPLAVEQAAVWLAETGMPVQQYLEVYERNFTELMKSDPPGDYPLSVAAAWNVSLGRLRETRPDALQLLQVCAFFAPEPIEWDLFSAVRGVSVPQELQSALDDPVRLGRAVREIGRYALARIDHRQNTVQLHRLVQRVLIEQMNAQERATMRHAAHQLLSHADPRSPQRATFWPRYSSLLTHVRASNAVECEEPWTRRLVLNEVWFLRGRGDYAAALALGERAAKIWHERLGEDHEEVLAIDQQIAEALREQGTDLQRAYTLQTSLVERLRTVLGDAHESTLQAQSFMAIHHRNRGDFDEARELDQAVYETSDREFGPDDPATLLAAHNYAVSLRLAGDSDKACRLDEDTWQRRIEALGEDHLYTLSTRNSYLLDLQEVGRYEDALDGYERLSEDVRERLGETHPFTAQVHRNLSVTRRKKGDHAGAYELSHRYLNLAREAFKPGSRHYLLMAVSHANDLRQVGKLQESRMLNEQALEQHRAMYGRGHPHSYACAMNLAVVLRLLQQPEAALKLDREVVEGLTRTLGAGHPRTLLARMNLASDYFALGRPDEAYEIDSAVAEESSRLRENHPSNMAVQLNLSYDLRALRRTEESDHLYAEALKRYRRVLGTSHPATLDAEKGLRANADIDLIAL, encoded by the coding sequence ATGACGGCGCCGCGCCCCGAGCCCCCGCCCTGGCCCGCCCGGACCGAGGCGGAGCCCGCCGCTCCCCCGGAGCAGGACCTGCCGGCCTGGACCGACCTGGCGGACGCGCTGTACCTGGCGGCCTGCCAGGACGCCGCGGTGCCGCTGTTCGACGGGCCCGGCCGGGAGGCCCGTGAGCGCAGCGAGCGTGCCCGGCGGGAAGCCCGTGCCGCCGAGACGGAGACGCCCGCCCCGCAGCGGGAGCGGCGGGGCGGCACGGTCGGCGGCACCGAGGAGGAGGAGACCGCGTCCTCGGCGCCGGTCCCCCGTCCGCTCCGCCCCCGCCTCGGTCTGCGTCCCGGCTCCGGTGCGCCCGAGGAGACCGGCTGGCCCGAGTCGCCGATGCTCGCCGACTCCCTGGCGCTCGGCCGCTCGCTGCGACCGCTGCGTCTGTCCCGTTCCTCGCCGCACGAGCTGGAACTGGACGAGGAGGCGACCGCCGAGCGGGCCGCGGTGGAGGGCGTGTGGACGCCCGTGTGCCGGTCCGTGCCGGAGCGGCGGCTGGACCTGCTGCTGCTCGTGGACGACAGCCCGTCGATGGCGCTGTGGTGGCGGACGGCGCGTCAGCTCGGCGAGGTGATGGAGCAGACGGCGGCGTTCCGCACCGTCCGGCTGGTCCGCTGGGACCTGGACGGCGGCTCGCCGTCGGGCCTTCCGGCGGGCGCGCTCCAGCAGGGCGACCGGCAGTTGCTGCTCGCCGTCACCGACGGCGGCCACGGCGCCTGGCGCACCGGCCGGGCCGCCTCGATCCTGCACCGGCTGGGCCGCTTCTCCCCCGTCGCCGTCCTCAGCCTGCTCCCGCAGCACCTGTGGGACCTCACCCTGCCCACGGTCGCCCGGACCCTGCTGCGCTCGCCCGCCCCGGCCGCGCCGAACCGCTCCTACGACGCGGACTGGAAGCACCTGCACACCGACCCCCTCGGCCCGCAGCCGCCGCCGGTGACCGCCGAGCCGCGGAGCGCGATCCCGGTGCCGGTGGTCGAGCTGCGCCCGAAGTCGCTGGGCCGCTGGGCGCGTCTGGTGGCGGCCGCGGGCGGCAGCGAGTGGCACGGCATGGCGGCCCTGCTGACCGGCGCGGTCGGTGATCTGCGCGCGGCGGCGGTCGGCCCGGTGCCCCGGGCACTGAGCGACATCGTGGACGACCCGCAGGCCGAGGAGGCCGCCGAGCCGTCGGGGGTCCGCCGGGCCAAGCGGGCCGCCGCCATGGTGCGCCGTTTCCGCGCCACCGCCTCCCCCGCCGCCTTCACCCTCGCCCAGCGGCTCGCGGCCGCGCCGCTGAACCTCCCCGTGATGCGGCTGCTCCAACAGGCCCTTCCGGGTACGCAGTTCTGGAATCTGGCCGAGATCGTGCTGCTGGGCCTGGTGCACCGGGTCGGCGAGACGGCGGACGCCGAGGACGCCCATCAGGTCTCGTTCGACTTCGAGGAGGGCGTACGGGAGGAACTGCTGGCCCTCGGCAGCCGCGCGGACACCCTCAGGGCGCTCAAGCAGATCGAGCAGCACCTCGGCCCCGGGCTCGAAGCCCTGTGGGGCGCGGCCGGGAACGGGCTCGTGGCGCCGGAGGGCCAGCATCCCGACCCGCCACTCACGGACCAGACCCGGCCGTTCGTGGCCCATCTGTACACGGCCCTGTGCGCGGTGTCCGGGCCCTATCTCGCCCGCGCCAACCATCTGGGCCGGCTGCTCCAGCTCGGGGCCAGGCCGCCCCGGAGGGCCACCGCCGCGAGCACGACGACATCCGGACACAAGCGGCCATCAGGGTACTTGTCGCTGGAAAAGTGGTCAAAGTTGAATATCCCGCCCCATGGCGCGCTAGATTACGGGGGCCTTCGCACATCCCGAGGCCCCGACGCGGCGAACACCGCGCACCCTGCCGGGACTTCGGCCCCACCAGCGCCGTCCCCGACCCCCGCCGCCGCCCCGTCCGCTCCCTCCCCAGCGCCCGCGCTCCCCCGACAAGGAGGCATCCCCGTGTCTGCCGGTCTGCCCGTTGTCCCGGGCACGCGAAGCCCACACGACCCGCCCCGCATCTGGGGCAACGTCCCGCAGCGGAACCGGAACTTCACGGGTCGGGAAGTGCTCCTCGAACGGCTCCAGGAGAGACTGCGCAGCGGTGTCACCGCCGTCCTGCCGGAGGCCCTGCACGGCATGGGCGGCGTGGGGAAGTCACAGATCGCCATCGAGTACGTGTACCGGCACAGCCGTGACTTCCGGCTCATCTGGTGGATCCCCGCCGAGCAGGAGAACCAGATCGTCCAGTCGCTGATCGAGCTGGGCGACCGGATGGGACTCCAGGTGGGCTCCGAGATGAGCGCCGTGCCCGCCGTGCTGGACGCGCTGCGCCGCGGCGAGCCCTACAGCGACTGGCTCCTGGTCTTCGACAACGCGGAGAACCCCAAGGAGGCACGGAAGTACTTCCCCAGCGACGGGCCGGGGCGCATCGTCGTGACGTCCCGCAACTTCCAGTGGTCCACGGACGCCAGCTCGCTGGAGGTGGACGTCTTCGCCCGCGAGGAGAGCGTCGCCCTGCTGCGCCGCCGCAGCCCCCAGCTCCCGGACGACGCCGTCGACCACCTCGCCGCCGCCCTCGGGGACCTGCCCCTCGCCGTCGAGCAGGCCGCGGTCTGGCTCGCCGAGACGGGCATGCCGGTCCAGCAGTACCTCGAGGTGTACGAGCGCAACTTCACCGAACTGATGAAGTCCGACCCGCCGGGCGACTACCCGCTGTCGGTGGCGGCCGCCTGGAACGTGTCGCTGGGACGGCTGCGCGAGACCCGCCCGGACGCCCTTCAACTCCTCCAGGTCTGCGCCTTCTTCGCCCCGGAGCCCATCGAATGGGACCTCTTCTCGGCGGTGCGGGGGGTCTCGGTCCCGCAGGAGCTGCAGTCGGCGCTGGACGACCCCGTCAGACTCGGCCGCGCGGTCCGCGAGATCGGCCGGTACGCCCTGGCCCGCATCGACCACCGGCAGAACACGGTCCAGCTGCACCGACTGGTCCAGCGCGTGCTCATCGAGCAGATGAACGCGCAGGAGCGGGCCACGATGCGGCACGCCGCGCACCAGCTGCTCTCCCACGCCGACCCGCGCAGCCCCCAGCGCGCCACCTTCTGGCCGCGCTACTCCTCGCTGCTCACCCACGTCCGCGCCTCCAACGCCGTGGAGTGCGAGGAGCCGTGGACGCGCCGGCTGGTCCTGAACGAGGTCTGGTTCCTGCGCGGCCGGGGCGACTACGCGGCCGCCCTCGCCCTCGGCGAACGCGCCGCGAAGATCTGGCACGAGCGGCTCGGCGAGGACCACGAGGAGGTCCTCGCCATCGACCAGCAGATCGCCGAGGCGCTGCGCGAGCAGGGAACCGACCTCCAGCGGGCGTACACCCTGCAGACCAGCCTCGTGGAGCGCCTGCGCACCGTCCTCGGCGACGCGCACGAGTCCACGCTCCAGGCCCAGAGCTTCATGGCCATCCACCACCGCAACCGCGGCGACTTCGACGAGGCCCGCGAACTCGACCAGGCGGTCTACGAGACCAGCGACCGCGAGTTCGGCCCCGACGACCCCGCCACCCTGCTCGCCGCGCACAACTACGCGGTGAGCCTGCGCCTGGCCGGCGACTCGGACAAGGCGTGCCGGCTCGACGAGGACACCTGGCAGCGCCGGATCGAGGCGCTGGGCGAGGACCACCTCTACACCCTGTCCACCCGGAACTCGTACCTGCTCGACCTCCAGGAGGTCGGCCGGTACGAGGACGCCCTCGACGGGTACGAGCGGCTGTCCGAGGACGTACGCGAACGGCTCGGCGAGACCCACCCGTTCACCGCGCAAGTGCACCGCAACCTCAGCGTCACGCGCCGCAAGAAGGGCGACCACGCGGGGGCGTACGAGCTGTCGCACCGCTATCTCAACCTGGCCCGGGAGGCCTTCAAGCCCGGCAGCCGCCACTATCTGCTGATGGCGGTCAGCCACGCCAACGACCTGCGCCAGGTCGGCAAGCTCCAGGAATCGCGCATGCTGAACGAGCAGGCGCTGGAGCAGCACCGCGCCATGTACGGCCGCGGCCACCCGCACAGCTACGCCTGCGCCATGAACCTGGCCGTGGTCCTGCGGCTGCTCCAGCAGCCCGAGGCCGCCCTGAAACTGGACCGGGAAGTGGTGGAGGGCCTGACCCGCACGCTCGGCGCCGGGCACCCGCGCACGCTGCTCGCCCGGATGAACCTGGCCAGCGACTACTTCGCCCTCGGCCGCCCCGACGAGGCCTACGAGATCGACTCGGCGGTCGCCGAGGAGTCGTCCCGGCTGCGCGAGAACCACCCGTCGAACATGGCCGTCCAGCTGAATCTGAGCTACGACCTCAGGGCACTGCGCCGCACCGAGGAGAGCGACCACCTGTACGCCGAGGCCCTGAAGCGCTACCGCAGGGTCCTGGGCACCAGCCATCCCGCCACCCTGGACGCCGAGAAGGGCCTGCGGGCCAACGCCGACATCGATCTGATCGCGCTCTAG
- a CDS encoding MoxR family ATPase — translation MHPDDDASGVIRPIADEGTAEPDVGAAPDGDGAVAGSSDHRWWIYRGTGQPLYDTSLSELLPEPPPWRRFTGGPPVPPPPADDEEIERRLGQAAAVSARSGQLRREADMVNAALLLRRPLLVTGRPGTGKSSLAYRISRELRLGRVLRWHITSRTTLRSGLYEYDAIGRVQDSAALRSLRPVDRPADGADDATTESQEQLPGIGDYLQLGPLGTALLPYELPRVLLVDELDKSDQDLANDLLSVFEEGQFSIAELLRARRRHPRVTVLTDDPLRTAEIVDGVVKCRAFPLVVITSNGEREFPPAFLRRCLRLRMPDPDRPQLVDMVMAHLHDAADGPVDPTRVDGIIGRFLHNSRERGGLAIDQLLNAVFLATSGRLPDDEAALEGLVDALWHRLDGAGAESRAG, via the coding sequence ATGCATCCCGACGACGACGCGTCCGGTGTGATCCGTCCGATCGCCGACGAGGGGACGGCCGAACCGGACGTCGGCGCCGCGCCGGACGGCGACGGTGCGGTGGCGGGGTCCTCGGACCACCGGTGGTGGATATACCGCGGCACGGGGCAGCCGTTGTACGACACCAGCCTGAGCGAGCTGCTGCCCGAGCCGCCGCCCTGGCGCCGGTTCACCGGCGGACCGCCCGTCCCACCGCCCCCGGCGGACGACGAGGAGATCGAGCGGCGGCTGGGTCAGGCCGCCGCGGTCTCGGCGCGGTCGGGTCAACTCAGGCGCGAGGCCGACATGGTGAACGCCGCGCTGCTGCTGCGCAGGCCGCTGCTGGTGACCGGCCGGCCGGGCACCGGCAAGTCCTCCCTCGCGTACCGGATCAGCCGGGAACTGAGGCTGGGCCGCGTCCTGCGCTGGCACATCACCAGCCGCACCACCCTGCGTTCGGGCCTGTACGAGTACGACGCGATCGGCCGGGTGCAGGATTCGGCCGCGTTACGTTCGCTGCGTCCGGTGGACCGGCCGGCCGACGGCGCGGACGACGCCACCACGGAATCGCAGGAGCAGCTCCCGGGGATCGGCGACTACCTCCAACTGGGCCCGCTGGGCACGGCGTTGCTGCCGTACGAGCTGCCCCGCGTGCTGCTGGTCGACGAGCTCGACAAGAGCGACCAGGACCTGGCGAACGACCTGCTCAGCGTGTTCGAGGAAGGGCAGTTCTCCATCGCCGAGCTGTTACGGGCCCGGCGCCGCCACCCCCGGGTGACGGTGCTGACGGACGATCCCCTGCGCACCGCGGAGATCGTCGACGGGGTCGTGAAGTGCCGGGCCTTCCCCCTCGTGGTGATCACCTCCAACGGCGAGCGCGAGTTCCCTCCCGCCTTCCTGCGCCGCTGTCTGCGCCTGCGCATGCCGGACCCCGACCGCCCGCAGCTGGTCGACATGGTCATGGCCCACCTCCACGACGCGGCGGACGGGCCGGTGGACCCGACCCGCGTCGACGGCATCATCGGCCGGTTCCTGCACAACAGCCGCGAGCGCGGCGGCCTCGCGATCGACCAACTTCTCAATGCCGTGTTCCTGGCCACCTCGGGTCGTCTGCCCGACGACGAAGCGGCCTTGGAGGGCCTGGTGGACGCGCTGTGGCACCGGCTCGACGGAGCGGGGGCGGAATCGAGGGCAGGATGA
- a CDS encoding trypsin-like peptidase domain-containing protein, translating into MGDLAGSAALGRVRVLSPQGVVRGAGILVAPDVVLTCAHVVAAAASTGQAGPVAGAPRQRVLVDIPGRPEVAAGEAGVVADGWFPGPLLGGPGGDLAVLRVSWSPPNDVVPATLGPCGEPDRREVSVFGHPRGVPDGLWSSAVLAGRGGRYRHWVQLERTTAGGAGITPGFSGGGVWDPARRTVVGMVTAAYTDPQAKVAWMLPVEAMAELWPPLASWVRRPEPWPPLTLPSQRRPAELPSDRDQFALADALLNVPQIDEDGPVVLRRLLPPPIRRGIRDNPRPRLQAFHIVQACVDHRGGRQALLNALRLIDDESEPARAAADLVERLWPADPGGEAR; encoded by the coding sequence ATGGGGGACTTGGCGGGTTCGGCCGCCTTAGGAAGAGTGCGGGTGCTGTCGCCGCAGGGCGTCGTGCGCGGGGCCGGCATCCTGGTGGCGCCCGATGTGGTGCTGACCTGTGCGCACGTGGTGGCCGCGGCGGCGTCGACCGGGCAGGCCGGGCCGGTGGCGGGCGCGCCGCGGCAGCGGGTCCTCGTCGATATCCCCGGGCGTCCGGAGGTGGCGGCGGGCGAGGCGGGCGTCGTCGCGGACGGCTGGTTTCCCGGCCCGCTGCTGGGGGGTCCGGGCGGGGATCTCGCCGTCCTGCGGGTGAGCTGGTCACCTCCCAACGACGTGGTTCCGGCGACGCTCGGTCCCTGTGGCGAGCCGGACCGGCGCGAGGTGAGCGTGTTCGGCCATCCCCGCGGGGTGCCCGACGGACTGTGGTCCTCGGCCGTGCTCGCGGGGCGCGGCGGCCGGTACCGGCACTGGGTCCAGCTGGAGCGGACGACTGCCGGTGGTGCGGGCATCACCCCGGGCTTCAGCGGCGGCGGGGTGTGGGATCCGGCGCGGCGCACGGTGGTCGGGATGGTCACCGCCGCCTACACCGACCCCCAGGCCAAAGTCGCCTGGATGCTCCCCGTGGAGGCGATGGCCGAGCTGTGGCCGCCGCTGGCGTCCTGGGTGAGACGCCCCGAACCGTGGCCTCCCCTCACGCTGCCCTCGCAGCGACGGCCCGCTGAACTGCCGTCGGACCGGGACCAGTTCGCCCTGGCCGACGCGCTGTTGAACGTGCCGCAGATCGACGAGGACGGGCCGGTGGTCCTGCGCCGTCTGCTGCCGCCGCCCATCCGGCGCGGCATCCGGGACAACCCCCGCCCGAGGCTCCAGGCCTTCCACATCGTGCAGGCGTGTGTGGACCACCGCGGCGGACGGCAGGCGCTGCTGAACGCCCTGCGGCTGATCGACGACGAGTCGGAGCCCGCCCGCGCCGCGGCCGATCTCGTCGAGCGGCTGTGGCCCGCTGACCCGGGGGGCGAGGCCCGGTGA